In a genomic window of Virgibacillus sp. SK37:
- a CDS encoding sensor histidine kinase: protein MAQKISETALDSIIQEMVEVVENSKDEIFNISEGARTEHEHLVRELTETKFKVVQHIEDGDQLEQKVRFSRERLAEVSKYFDRYSENEIREVYEYTHEMQTKLAMMRQEEKSLREKRDDLERRLVALSQTIDRAEGLAGKISVVLNYLHDDFQQVNEMIEEAKEKQEFGLKIIEAQEEERRKISREIHDGPAQMLANILLRSELVDRTFRQKDINQGLIEIKNVRKMIRSSLYEVRRIIYDLRPMALDDLGLLPTLKKYIATIAEYNNIEIEFTSIGEETRLNQNYEIAFFRLVQEALQNAVKHAEASLIQVKLEIKKDNLIMVIKDNGKGFDPSLKKDKSFGLIGMRERVEMLHGTLTINSQPGKGTMILIKVPYNPA, encoded by the coding sequence TTGGCACAGAAAATTAGTGAGACTGCTTTAGATTCCATCATTCAAGAAATGGTCGAAGTAGTGGAAAACAGCAAAGATGAAATTTTTAATATTAGTGAAGGAGCACGAACGGAACATGAGCATTTGGTTAGAGAACTAACCGAAACAAAGTTCAAGGTAGTGCAACACATTGAAGATGGCGATCAACTTGAACAAAAGGTCAGATTTTCCCGCGAACGATTAGCTGAGGTAAGTAAATATTTTGATCGATACAGTGAAAATGAAATAAGAGAAGTGTATGAATATACACATGAAATGCAAACAAAGCTAGCAATGATGCGGCAGGAGGAGAAATCATTACGTGAAAAGCGTGATGACTTAGAAAGAAGATTGGTAGCGTTAAGCCAGACGATTGACAGGGCTGAAGGACTAGCCGGTAAAATATCTGTCGTGCTCAATTATTTGCACGATGACTTCCAACAAGTGAATGAAATGATTGAAGAAGCAAAAGAAAAGCAGGAATTTGGTTTGAAGATTATTGAAGCCCAAGAGGAAGAACGTCGAAAGATTTCCAGAGAGATTCATGATGGGCCTGCACAAATGCTAGCTAATATCTTATTGAGATCAGAGCTTGTGGATAGAACCTTTCGTCAAAAAGATATTAATCAAGGTTTAATAGAAATTAAGAATGTACGCAAAATGATTCGTTCTTCTCTATATGAAGTTAGAAGAATTATTTATGATTTACGACCGATGGCACTAGATGACCTTGGACTTTTGCCAACACTTAAAAAGTACATTGCTACTATAGCAGAATATAACAATATAGAGATTGAGTTTACATCCATTGGCGAAGAAACCAGATTAAATCAGAATTATGAGATTGCCTTCTTTCGTCTTGTTCAAGAAGCCTTACAGAACGCGGTTAAACATGCTGAAGCTTCCTTAATTCAAGTAAAGCTGGAAATTAAAAAAGATAACTTAATTATGGTAATTAAGGATAATGGCAAGGGATTTGATCCTTCATTAAAAAAGGACAAGTCATTTGGATTAATTGGAATGCGAGAGCGAGTGGAAATGCTTCACGGCACGTTAACTATTAATTCTCAACCAGGTAAAGGCACGATGATTTTGATTAAAGTTCCGTATAATCCAGCATAG
- a CDS encoding YigZ family protein, which yields MLEKYFTVKENGMDEIVIQKSKFIGYVRRVETEEAAQAFIQEIKKRHHDATHNCSAYMIGEHDQIQKANDDGEPSGTAGVPILEVLKKQQLKDTAVVVTRYFGGIKLGAGGLIRAYSSATSQAIRTTGIVKRQLMQGFSLTIDYTLLGKLENELRQTNYILDTINYLDKVEMIVYVKISEVDHFQEWIINLTSDQALIEKKNTTYIEIDVESTSET from the coding sequence ATGTTAGAGAAATATTTTACAGTTAAAGAGAATGGAATGGACGAAATTGTTATTCAAAAGTCTAAATTTATCGGCTATGTCCGAAGAGTGGAAACAGAGGAAGCAGCCCAGGCTTTCATTCAGGAAATTAAGAAAAGGCACCATGATGCAACACATAATTGCTCTGCCTACATGATTGGTGAGCATGACCAAATTCAGAAAGCGAACGATGATGGAGAGCCTAGTGGTACAGCAGGTGTGCCCATTTTGGAAGTGTTAAAAAAACAACAATTGAAGGACACTGCGGTAGTTGTAACAAGGTATTTCGGAGGCATTAAGCTTGGAGCTGGAGGCCTAATCCGTGCATATAGCAGCGCAACCTCACAAGCCATTCGTACGACAGGAATTGTCAAACGCCAGCTTATGCAAGGTTTCTCTTTAACTATTGATTATACGTTATTGGGAAAATTGGAAAATGAACTCCGTCAAACTAATTATATCTTGGACACAATCAATTACTTGGATAAAGTGGAAATGATTGTTTATGTAAAAATAAGCGAGGTGGATCACTTTCAAGAATGGATTATCAATTTGACAAGTGACCAAGCTCTAATTGAAAAGAAAAATACCACCTACATAGAAATAGATGTAGAGTCTACCTCAGAAACATAA
- the nagB gene encoding glucosamine-6-phosphate deaminase — protein sequence MEIIKVKDYQEMSEKACDFIVEQLAATDQPVFGLATGSTPEGLYECLINKYKAKEISFADVKTFNLDEYVGLGQNNPNSYYYYMNKKLFDHIDIPSENAHLPQGNAVDLQKECKEYESRIDQAGKVDLQVLGLGLNGHIGFNEPGTPFSSRTHVVELDESTRKANARFFSSLDEVPTKAITMGIDSIMESKAIILLVSGKKKADALATLMNGQITEDFPASILQKHENVTIIADEEAMSSL from the coding sequence ATGGAAATTATCAAGGTGAAAGATTATCAAGAAATGAGTGAAAAAGCCTGTGATTTTATAGTGGAACAGCTTGCTGCTACAGACCAGCCAGTGTTTGGTCTTGCTACAGGATCTACACCTGAAGGTCTTTATGAATGCCTTATTAACAAATATAAAGCTAAAGAAATATCATTTGCTGATGTAAAGACATTTAATCTCGATGAATATGTCGGACTTGGACAGAACAACCCAAATAGTTATTATTACTATATGAATAAAAAGCTATTTGACCATATTGATATTCCATCTGAGAATGCCCATTTACCACAAGGAAATGCTGTAGATTTACAAAAAGAATGCAAGGAATATGAAAGTCGTATTGATCAAGCGGGCAAAGTTGATTTGCAGGTGCTCGGTCTCGGATTAAATGGACATATCGGTTTTAATGAACCTGGTACTCCGTTCTCAAGCAGAACGCATGTTGTAGAACTGGATGAATCGACAAGGAAAGCAAATGCCAGATTTTTTTCTTCCTTAGATGAAGTTCCTACAAAAGCAATTACAATGGGAATTGATTCTATTATGGAGAGTAAGGCAATTATTTTACTCGTCTCTGGTAAAAAGAAGGCAGATGCTTTGGCAACATTGATGAATGGCCAGATAACTGAGGATTTCCCTGCTTCTATTTTGCAAAAACATGAAAATGTAACCATCATTGCTGACGAAGAGGCCATGTCTTCACTATAA
- the nagA gene encoding N-acetylglucosamine-6-phosphate deacetylase, with protein MKSIVPIYIKNAKIYQGNKMINKGGVLIEHGKIVAVHENIQEELPTNVQIIDGTDLQVIPGFIDGHIHGADGADVMDATEAALDTMAAVLPREGTTSFLATTITQAPENIDRALENISYYNNKAGFAEMVGVHLEGPFIEETKAGAQPLDFIMEPNIEQFNEWQEKSGNKIKTITMAPEHDADGEFIKHLYRNGVNVSAGHTGTDFAGMKRAVSHGVRQVTHLCNAMSGIHHRDIGVVGAAFQLEELRAELIADGIHISPEMLEVIYKNMGSERLILITDAMRAKCLNAGNYELGGQPVTVTEDRAVLENGTLAGSILKMHQGARQMLKLNDVTMRSIIQMASENPAKQLNLYDRKGSIEAGKDADVLLVDDNLNINYTICRGVIAYKGGE; from the coding sequence ATGAAAAGCATAGTACCAATTTATATAAAAAATGCGAAAATATATCAAGGAAATAAAATGATAAATAAAGGCGGGGTTTTAATAGAGCATGGCAAGATTGTTGCAGTGCATGAAAACATTCAAGAAGAGCTGCCAACAAATGTTCAAATTATTGACGGTACAGATTTACAGGTTATTCCTGGTTTTATTGATGGACATATTCATGGCGCCGATGGCGCAGATGTGATGGATGCGACGGAGGCTGCTTTGGATACAATGGCAGCAGTATTGCCAAGGGAAGGAACAACAAGCTTTCTTGCCACAACAATTACGCAAGCTCCTGAAAATATTGATAGGGCACTTGAAAACATCTCATACTATAATAATAAAGCTGGTTTTGCTGAAATGGTTGGTGTGCATCTTGAAGGGCCATTTATTGAGGAGACAAAAGCTGGTGCACAACCACTCGACTTTATTATGGAGCCTAACATTGAACAGTTTAATGAGTGGCAAGAAAAATCGGGAAACAAAATTAAAACAATTACGATGGCACCTGAGCATGATGCTGATGGAGAGTTTATAAAGCATCTTTATCGTAATGGTGTGAATGTCTCAGCAGGCCATACCGGCACAGATTTTGCAGGCATGAAGCGAGCTGTATCACATGGTGTCCGTCAAGTAACACATCTATGTAACGCAATGTCTGGTATCCATCACCGTGACATTGGAGTCGTAGGCGCTGCTTTTCAATTGGAAGAATTGCGTGCAGAGTTAATTGCAGATGGAATTCATATTTCACCAGAGATGCTCGAAGTAATTTATAAAAATATGGGTAGTGAACGTCTCATTCTCATTACGGATGCTATGCGTGCGAAATGCCTGAATGCAGGAAACTATGAGCTTGGTGGTCAGCCGGTAACTGTTACAGAGGACCGTGCTGTACTTGAAAATGGTACGTTGGCTGGAAGTATTTTAAAAATGCATCAGGGAGCCCGCCAAATGTTAAAGCTAAATGATGTCACAATGAGGAGTATCATCCAGATGGCTTCAGAAAATCCTGCTAAACAATTAAATTTATATGACAGAAAAGGAAGTATTGAAGCAGGAAAGGACGCGGATGTATTACTGGTCGATGACAATTTGAATATTAATTATACAATCTGCCGAGGAGTCATCGCTTATAAAGGAGGAGAATAA
- the nagE gene encoding N-acetylglucosamine-specific PTS transporter subunit IIBC, with amino-acid sequence MLGYLQRLGKSLMLPIAMLPAAALLVRLGAEDIFDIPFVTAAGNGILENLGLIFAIGIAIGFSKDGNGAAALAGAVGFLVLEGGYTAINKELDLGVLAGIIAGITAGHLYNRFSGIQLPDFLAFFGGKRFVPIITSVTMVIISGIVGLVWGPVQDGINGLGDLFINGGAAGVGAYGFFNRLLIPVGLHHVINTLIWFDFGTFTDAAGNVWKGDINRFLNGDPTAGHFTAGFFPVMMFGLPAACLAMYVTAKKHRKAAVGGFLASIGLTAFLTGITEPIEYSFMFLSPVLYGVHALLTGLSMMVAYWLDIRHGFGFSAGAIDFVLNFGIAQHPLLLLAQGIIFGIVYFLLFTLLIKKLNLKTPGREDEDEDYVEETEQTGTPTSGKGAKDYDHKAYHYLKALGGPENIKSLDYCATRLRLQIHDMVQINEKELNRQGAHGVMKVNRTNLQVIVGTTVEFLATAMKKRMDTNNMEAPGQVEKEPEKESQTEQASTSHEEFAMPVNGKVIPLSEVPDQVFSTKMMGDGFAVDPTDGIITSPVDGEILNVFPTKHAVGIRTKSGLEILVHIGLDTVKLEGSGFDVYVKEGDMVKQGETLVKADLDYISKNELSTITPIILTNLPENQSVTIIQSGDLKTGTKPVIEIK; translated from the coding sequence TTGCTTGGTTATTTACAACGTCTCGGTAAATCTTTAATGTTGCCGATTGCTATGTTACCTGCAGCTGCGCTTCTTGTGCGTCTGGGCGCAGAGGATATTTTTGACATCCCATTCGTGACTGCAGCAGGGAATGGTATTTTAGAGAATTTAGGACTGATTTTTGCTATTGGGATTGCCATTGGCTTTTCCAAGGATGGGAATGGGGCAGCTGCATTAGCAGGGGCTGTCGGTTTTCTTGTTTTAGAAGGTGGATACACTGCTATCAATAAGGAACTGGATCTGGGAGTGTTAGCAGGTATTATTGCTGGTATAACTGCAGGACATCTGTACAACCGGTTCAGCGGGATCCAATTACCGGATTTCCTTGCCTTTTTTGGAGGAAAACGGTTTGTGCCGATAATTACATCAGTAACCATGGTTATTATTTCTGGTATCGTCGGACTGGTTTGGGGACCGGTTCAGGACGGAATTAATGGTTTAGGCGACTTATTTATAAATGGAGGAGCCGCTGGAGTAGGAGCTTATGGCTTCTTTAACCGTCTTCTAATACCAGTAGGCCTTCACCATGTGATCAATACCTTGATTTGGTTTGATTTCGGTACATTCACTGATGCAGCAGGTAATGTTTGGAAAGGAGATATCAACCGTTTTCTCAATGGGGATCCAACAGCAGGTCACTTTACCGCTGGTTTCTTCCCTGTAATGATGTTTGGTTTACCAGCAGCTTGTTTAGCTATGTATGTAACTGCGAAAAAACATCGTAAAGCAGCGGTTGGTGGTTTCTTAGCAAGTATTGGCTTAACTGCATTCTTAACAGGGATTACAGAGCCAATTGAATATTCCTTTATGTTTTTATCTCCTGTTCTTTATGGTGTACATGCTTTGCTGACGGGATTATCAATGATGGTTGCTTACTGGTTGGATATTCGTCACGGGTTTGGCTTTTCAGCAGGAGCCATTGATTTTGTTTTAAACTTTGGGATCGCTCAGCATCCATTACTGTTACTTGCACAGGGAATCATCTTTGGTATTGTATATTTCCTTCTCTTCACACTTCTAATTAAGAAGCTGAACTTAAAAACACCAGGTCGTGAAGATGAGGATGAGGACTATGTGGAAGAAACAGAACAAACTGGAACTCCAACAAGTGGTAAAGGTGCAAAAGACTATGACCATAAAGCATATCACTATTTAAAAGCACTTGGTGGCCCTGAAAATATTAAATCACTTGATTATTGTGCAACACGGCTTCGTCTGCAAATACATGATATGGTACAAATTAATGAAAAAGAATTAAACCGTCAAGGTGCTCACGGAGTTATGAAGGTAAATCGGACAAACCTTCAAGTGATCGTAGGTACAACGGTAGAGTTTCTTGCAACAGCTATGAAGAAGCGCATGGACACAAATAATATGGAAGCACCTGGGCAGGTTGAAAAGGAACCTGAAAAGGAGTCACAAACAGAACAAGCAAGTACTTCACATGAGGAATTTGCTATGCCTGTGAATGGTAAAGTCATTCCATTGTCAGAAGTACCTGATCAAGTATTCTCCACCAAGATGATGGGGGATGGATTTGCAGTTGATCCAACAGATGGAATTATTACATCTCCAGTCGATGGGGAAATATTAAATGTTTTTCCAACAAAACATGCTGTTGGAATTCGCACAAAATCAGGACTGGAAATTTTAGTTCATATTGGATTGGACACAGTGAAGCTTGAAGGTTCTGGCTTTGATGTTTATGTAAAAGAAGGAGATATGGTGAAACAGGGTGAAACGTTAGTGAAGGCCGATCTGGACTATATTAGTAAGAACGAGTTATCTACCATTACGCCGATTATCCTTACTAATTTACCTGAAAACCAATCTGTCACAATAATACAATCTGGTGATCTTAAAACTGGAACAAAACCTGTTATTGAGATAAAATAA
- a CDS encoding VanZ family protein: MKKYIYWLLPIGWMGIIFYSSHQPYEKQDIKPFLSDTFNLSFLEPLFGWIAFNYHHSVVSIETRGVNGFIEFFLRKGAHVTVFFILCILFYLAWRKSSSLPIYPAVIISFSLTVAYAILDEFHQGFTPNRTPYAGDVILDSFGAFLAIVAILGLRRIRRRRTDRK; encoded by the coding sequence ATGAAGAAATATATATACTGGCTTTTGCCAATTGGCTGGATGGGTATCATTTTCTATTCCTCCCATCAGCCATATGAAAAACAGGATATAAAACCATTCTTATCCGATACATTTAATCTATCTTTTCTTGAACCTCTGTTTGGTTGGATTGCTTTTAACTACCACCACTCTGTAGTAAGTATTGAAACAAGGGGTGTCAATGGATTTATTGAGTTTTTTCTACGCAAAGGAGCTCATGTAACAGTATTTTTTATTTTATGTATTCTTTTCTATCTGGCATGGAGAAAGAGCAGCTCTCTGCCGATTTACCCAGCGGTAATAATCTCCTTTTCACTTACGGTCGCATATGCTATTTTAGATGAATTTCATCAAGGCTTCACCCCGAATAGAACTCCTTATGCTGGTGATGTAATCTTGGATAGTTTTGGTGCTTTTCTGGCCATAGTTGCCATCTTAGGATTAAGAAGAATAAGGCGTCGTCGGACTGACAGAAAATGA
- a CDS encoding helix-turn-helix domain-containing protein: MIGDKIKQIRKDKKMSLSELAEKAGVAKSYLSSIERNIQTNPSIQFIEKVSVVLDVSVNELIREKQSADIEELDDEWLEIVQEAMESGVTKEQFKEYLEFNKWRSKQEK, translated from the coding sequence TTGATCGGTGATAAAATCAAACAAATCCGCAAAGATAAAAAAATGTCCCTATCAGAACTTGCTGAGAAAGCAGGGGTTGCTAAGTCCTACCTTAGCTCAATTGAACGTAATATACAGACAAATCCATCGATCCAGTTTATTGAAAAAGTTAGCGTTGTTTTAGATGTTTCGGTAAACGAATTGATCCGTGAGAAGCAATCCGCTGATATAGAAGAATTAGATGATGAATGGCTTGAGATTGTACAGGAAGCCATGGAATCCGGAGTAACGAAAGAACAATTTAAAGAATACTTAGAGTTTAATAAATGGCGTAGTAAACAGGAAAAATAA
- a CDS encoding anti-repressor SinI family protein, with translation MTSKVEITTVDKEWLELIKEAKTLGIPMKEIKLFLSGNKKG, from the coding sequence ATGACAAGTAAAGTAGAAATTACCACAGTTGATAAAGAATGGCTTGAATTAATAAAAGAAGCCAAAACTCTGGGGATTCCAATGAAGGAAATTAAGTTGTTTTTGTCAGGGAACAAAAAAGGTTGA
- a CDS encoding LPXTG cell wall anchor domain-containing protein, with protein sequence MMLKKLVVILFCILTLVIVMGSKSVVAEEEGREIAIDVLPGDILFNVHNMKPGDWAPRTITVQNNGTKDFTYQMSLRNDGEEKLFNELLLEINDSKTVLYEGKLADFTKLSPRNLSTSKQEKLDLTVIFPEYLGNEFQGLDAEFSILFTAEGKKSQLAEVSVDGMIGSGDSQTQSFLPNTATGIFNLLLVGAVLLISGLFILLYKKWRKIISNQS encoded by the coding sequence ATGATGCTCAAGAAATTGGTTGTTATTCTATTTTGTATCTTGACCTTAGTTATAGTAATGGGGAGTAAATCCGTCGTAGCAGAGGAGGAGGGAAGGGAGATAGCCATTGACGTTTTACCTGGTGATATTCTATTTAATGTTCATAATATGAAGCCAGGAGACTGGGCACCACGAACAATTACCGTTCAGAACAATGGAACAAAGGATTTTACCTATCAAATGTCTTTACGTAATGATGGGGAGGAGAAGCTGTTCAATGAATTACTGTTGGAAATCAATGACAGTAAAACTGTTTTATATGAAGGCAAACTGGCAGACTTCACTAAGCTTTCCCCCAGAAACCTTAGTACTTCAAAGCAAGAGAAATTGGATCTAACAGTTATTTTCCCGGAGTATCTAGGAAATGAATTTCAAGGACTTGATGCTGAGTTTTCTATATTGTTCACCGCGGAAGGCAAAAAGAGCCAGTTAGCTGAAGTTAGTGTGGATGGAATGATTGGCAGTGGGGATTCGCAGACACAGTCCTTCCTTCCCAATACAGCAACAGGCATTTTTAACCTATTACTAGTTGGTGCTGTTCTTTTGATAAGTGGGTTATTTATCCTATTGTACAAAAAATGGAGAAAGATTATTAGTAATCAAAGTTAA
- the sipW gene encoding signal peptidase I SipW: MKKRMVMKWVNRLVSTILMVLLITVAGVVIFSKLNGGEPQVFGYQLKTVLSGSMEPGIQTGSIIAVKPTDDGSKFKKDDVITFMADKDIMITHRIAEVIKTENGVMYTTKGDNNNAADSEPVLAENVVASYDGFTIPYVGYVIDFSQSPKGSIVFLILPGILMLGYSAFTIWRALGQLEDKNKSGTAEAK; the protein is encoded by the coding sequence ATGAAAAAACGAATGGTAATGAAATGGGTAAATAGACTGGTATCTACCATTTTGATGGTACTTCTAATTACAGTAGCAGGGGTAGTTATCTTCAGCAAACTTAACGGCGGAGAACCACAGGTATTTGGTTATCAACTGAAAACAGTGCTGTCAGGTTCTATGGAGCCCGGTATTCAGACAGGATCAATTATCGCGGTGAAGCCAACGGATGATGGAAGCAAATTCAAAAAAGATGATGTTATTACTTTTATGGCTGATAAAGACATCATGATTACACACAGAATTGCAGAGGTTATCAAAACGGAAAATGGTGTCATGTATACAACGAAAGGTGATAACAACAATGCAGCAGATTCGGAACCGGTACTTGCTGAAAATGTTGTTGCCAGCTATGACGGCTTCACGATTCCATATGTAGGCTATGTTATTGATTTTTCCCAATCTCCAAAGGGGAGTATTGTATTTTTAATATTACCAGGTATTCTCATGCTTGGGTACTCTGCATTTACCATATGGCGGGCACTCGGCCAGTTGGAGGATAAGAATAAATCTGGAACAGCCGAGGCAAAGTAG
- the tapA gene encoding amyloid fiber anchoring/assembly protein TapA, with protein MRYSRLKKFKTKNKTFLLTVKIALAWYLILLSASYLTGGTSAHFTDTINTENLLSVGTWEIEETDEPEEAIDESRLKFTDKKTQRIKACGDKLLKVNLKNSGKSDMEHDSRYEVYYGKKGNPKNQGEKLKLAENEGKIKALKKEESITLTYEADKPGVYVFVAYQTNAHMEKDTVESVKIIVTCKTEKDKKTEPVEKENEPPVEPEETDQPKKQVTNENAKEKQPEKAQQENPEPTKEEKTEKPPEPIKEEKVKVEKEEPNPKKQTKQEEEKVTKQEEVKSDQEDEKQ; from the coding sequence TTGCGGTATAGCCGGTTGAAAAAGTTTAAAACAAAAAATAAAACATTTTTGCTAACAGTCAAAATTGCGCTGGCATGGTATTTGATTTTGTTGTCTGCTTCCTACCTGACCGGGGGGACTTCAGCGCATTTTACCGACACGATTAATACCGAAAATCTGCTTTCCGTGGGGACATGGGAAATAGAAGAAACTGATGAGCCCGAAGAAGCAATAGATGAAAGCAGATTAAAATTTACAGACAAGAAGACGCAACGGATAAAAGCGTGTGGGGATAAGTTATTAAAGGTTAACCTGAAAAATAGTGGAAAAAGTGACATGGAACATGATAGCAGGTATGAGGTCTATTATGGAAAAAAAGGTAACCCAAAGAATCAGGGTGAGAAACTAAAGTTAGCTGAAAACGAAGGGAAAATTAAAGCGCTCAAAAAAGAAGAAAGCATCACATTAACCTATGAAGCAGACAAACCAGGAGTTTATGTTTTTGTGGCTTATCAGACGAACGCGCATATGGAAAAGGATACCGTAGAGAGCGTTAAAATTATCGTTACCTGCAAGACAGAAAAGGATAAGAAAACAGAGCCAGTAGAGAAAGAAAATGAACCACCAGTTGAACCAGAAGAAACAGACCAACCCAAAAAACAGGTGACGAATGAAAATGCGAAAGAAAAGCAACCTGAAAAAGCTCAGCAGGAGAACCCGGAACCTACCAAAGAAGAAAAAACTGAAAAACCTCCAGAACCAATAAAGGAAGAAAAGGTAAAAGTAGAGAAAGAGGAACCAAATCCGAAAAAACAAACGAAGCAGGAAGAAGAAAAAGTAACCAAACAAGAAGAAGTGAAATCAGATCAGGAGGATGAAAAGCAATGA
- a CDS encoding TasA family protein, which yields MNLKNSILTAVATATIGLCLIGSGTYAYFNDTEETNNTFAVGVLDLGIDKKSIIKVEKIIPGQQEEGKFQLKNDGNVDIKNVRLISEYKVNDYGLSNGGDDLGEHIKVQFKQNGKPVFDKPKSLAELQAKGAKGEEILGEFVADSPPKDFTVEMEFVNNGQNQNHFQKDILNLTWKFEAIQRDGNGEVVK from the coding sequence ATGAATCTAAAAAACAGCATACTAACAGCAGTCGCGACGGCTACAATTGGACTGTGCTTAATCGGTAGTGGCACCTATGCCTATTTTAATGATACAGAAGAGACAAATAACACATTTGCTGTGGGAGTACTCGATCTGGGGATTGATAAAAAATCTATTATTAAGGTGGAAAAAATCATTCCGGGACAACAGGAGGAAGGTAAATTTCAGCTTAAAAATGATGGAAATGTGGATATAAAGAATGTGAGATTAATCTCTGAGTATAAGGTAAATGATTACGGATTATCAAATGGTGGAGATGATCTTGGTGAGCATATTAAGGTCCAGTTTAAACAGAATGGTAAGCCAGTATTTGATAAGCCGAAAAGTTTAGCTGAGTTACAGGCTAAAGGAGCAAAGGGTGAAGAAATATTAGGTGAATTCGTAGCAGACTCCCCCCCAAAAGACTTTACTGTGGAAATGGAATTTGTCAACAATGGACAAAACCAAAACCATTTTCAAAAAGACATATTAAATCTCACATGGAAATTTGAAGCAATCCAACGTGACGGTAATGGAGAAGTAGTGAAATAA
- a CDS encoding TasA family protein, with product MSIKKKLGMGIATAVLGVGLIGGGTFAYFSDQEVSANTFATGTLDLALDPSEIISVNNLKPGDWMNRTFKLENNGSLDISKVELTTDYDNEELAKHIRVNFLQNIDKSGIIQPNDIIYSTYLNDLKGTAPDAVQKKIWSFFGEKSGLKAGTTDNFYVQFEFVDNGEDQNTLQEQTLNLEWTFDAKQTDGERR from the coding sequence ATGAGTATTAAGAAAAAGTTAGGTATGGGAATCGCAACAGCAGTATTGGGAGTAGGACTTATTGGTGGAGGAACATTTGCTTATTTTAGTGATCAGGAAGTATCTGCAAATACATTTGCAACTGGCACATTGGACTTAGCATTAGATCCTTCAGAAATTATTAGTGTTAATAACTTAAAACCGGGTGATTGGATGAATCGGACATTCAAATTGGAAAATAACGGAAGTCTTGATATATCTAAGGTAGAATTAACAACAGATTATGACAATGAAGAACTCGCAAAACATATTAGAGTTAATTTCTTACAAAATATTGATAAAAGTGGAATTATACAACCAAATGATATTATCTATTCCACATATTTAAACGATTTAAAAGGAACTGCGCCTGATGCTGTTCAAAAGAAAATATGGTCATTTTTCGGCGAGAAGAGTGGTTTGAAAGCAGGAACAACGGATAATTTCTATGTACAGTTTGAATTTGTTGATAATGGTGAAGATCAAAATACTCTACAGGAACAAACTTTAAACCTCGAATGGACATTTGATGCCAAGCAAACAGATGGTGAAAGAAGATAA
- a CDS encoding class D sortase — translation MKKLALLLVICGIVFLSYGGYQWYQTTHAQKESLAEAEKLLDESHATSAKQSSGTSFSPQNGETSGILHIPKLEADLPIVEGTDEDDLEKGVGHYSGTAYPQQNDQIVLSGHRDTVFRRMGELQIGDILTVKLPYGDFSYEIVDTKVVPADDLSVIASTAPNEILTVTTCYPFSYIGNAPDRYIITATPTKVQNK, via the coding sequence ATGAAAAAGCTTGCTTTACTCTTAGTGATCTGTGGAATAGTTTTCTTAAGCTATGGGGGCTATCAATGGTATCAAACAACCCATGCCCAAAAAGAATCCTTGGCAGAGGCGGAGAAGTTACTTGACGAATCTCATGCCACTTCTGCAAAGCAGTCATCTGGAACTAGTTTTTCCCCACAGAATGGTGAAACATCAGGAATTTTACATATCCCGAAACTAGAGGCAGACTTACCAATTGTGGAAGGAACAGACGAAGATGATTTAGAAAAAGGTGTGGGCCATTACAGTGGCACAGCATATCCACAGCAGAACGACCAAATCGTCTTATCAGGACATCGGGATACTGTCTTTCGCCGTATGGGGGAATTGCAGATTGGTGACATTTTAACGGTAAAGCTGCCCTATGGAGACTTTTCCTATGAAATCGTGGATACAAAAGTTGTTCCGGCAGATGATTTATCTGTTATTGCTTCTACTGCACCTAATGAAATCCTAACTGTGACAACCTGTTACCCGTTTTCCTATATTGGAAATGCTCCTGATCGTTACATCATTACAGCAACTCCAACTAAAGTTCAGAATAAATAG